The Ignavibacteriales bacterium sequence TCATGCTGTAGTTAAGGAAATGCAATCAGTTAAACCGGCAGCAAAAAAAGCTGTTAAAAAAGTGGTAAAGAAAACAAATAAGAAAGTTTCAAAGAAGAAGTAATATAATTCTATTGAGCGGAGTTTGAAGAATCTCTTCATTGAAAGAGATTCTTCGCTCCGTTCGGAATTAAAAAAGAGGAGAATAAATGAAGTTATCAGAGTTCCAATATAATTTACCTAAAACATCTATTGCTAAAAATCCGGTCTCACCGCGTGATAAAGCAAAACTGATGGTGTTGAACCGCGCAACCGGCGAGATTGAGCAGCATAAATTTTCTGATGTTGTAGACTACATGCAGAAAGGCGATGTAGTTGTTGTTAATCAAACTAAGGTTATGCAGGCACGCTTGTTCGGCAAGAAAGAAAGAACCAACGCAAAAATCGAAGTCTTTGTCCTTCGTGAACTTAACAAGGAAGAAAATATCTGGGATGTAATTGTTGATCCTGCAAGAAAAGTTAGAATAGGCAACAGAATTTATTTTAATGATAAACTTTGGTGTGAAGTAATTGATAACACAACATCACGAGGCAGAACAGTTCGTTTCAACGAAGATGCCGGAGATATTTTCAAGGCGATCGAAAAAATCGGGCACACTCCTCTTCCCCCTTATATCAAAAGAGACGCTGTTCCATCCGATAAAGAAAATTACCAGACAATCTTTGCAGAAGTTGACGGTTCCGTTGCGGCTCCTACTGCGGGTTTACATTTTACGCCATCATTGGTGAAGAAAGCAGAAAAACTCGGTGTAAAATTTGTTCCAGTCATTCTTCATATCGGTCTTGGTACTTTTCGTCCTGTTGAAGTTGAGGATTTAACAAAGCACAGAATGGATTCAGAATATTTTGAAATTCATGAAGAGACTGCCAAAGTAATTAATAAAGCTCTTGAAGAGAAAAAAAATATTTTTGTTGTTGGCACCAGCACTTGCCGTGCTCTTGAAAGCAGTGTAACTGCAGACGGATTTGCAAAGCCAAATTCCGGATGGACAGATAAATTCATCTTTCCGCCTTACGAATTCCGTGTAACTAAAAAATTGATAACCAATTTTCACCAGCCGGAATCAACATTAATGATGTTGGCAGGAGCTTTTGCAGGTTTCGATTTTATTATGAAAGCATATAAGAAAGCATTAAAAGATGATTATCGCTTCTTGAGTTATGGCGATGCAATGTTGATCATTTAAGATTTTGTTATGTGATTTTTGGATAATGACGTGAAGATTTTTACTATCATACCATCGGGCGGTACCGGGAAACGGGCAGAAACAGTTTTACCAAAACAATATACCCGGTTTAACGGTAAAGAATTAATTGCATACACGCTCGATGTTTTTCAGAATTGTGAAATGATTGATGAGATTGTTATTTCAGCGCAAAAAGATTATTTCAAATTACTCAATGATATAAAAGAACAATATTCATTTACCAAACTTTCAAAAATTGTTGAAGGGGGCGAAGAAAGACAAAATTCAGTTTTCAACGCCCTTAAATCACTTAATGCTTCCGATGAAGATTTAATTATTGTTCACGATGCTGTTCGCCCGCTTCTTCCCAAAAATGTTTTGATTAATGCGATTGAAACGGCTAAAAAGTTCGGTAGCGCGGTTGTAGCAACCAAAGCTAAAGACACTTTGATTAAAGGGAACCATTTCGTCCTTTCATTTGTTGATAGAAAAGAATTTTATTACGCACAAACTCCGCAAATTTTCTCATGCAAAATCTTATCTGAAGCGTTCATGAAAGCAAGTGATGATAAATTTCTTGGCACAGATGAATCGATGTTGGTTCATAGGTTGGGATATAAAATAAAACTAGTAGAAGGTTCATCTTTCAATTTCAAGATTACAAATCATGATGATATTAAACTTTTCCAGTTAATTTCCGAACATAGCTGAAGAAGATTCTTCCTTGTATATAAAATACTTTTTCTCTAAGTTTGACCACATTTTGGATGGATTTTAGATGTTAAACCTCATATTTGTTGTTATTCTTTCTTATTTGGCGGGTTCAATTCCCACAAGTATCATTGTTAGCAAACTCGTACGTGGAATAGATATAAGAGAACACGGCAGCGGCAATGCCGGCGGCTCAAATGTTTTTAGAGTTCTTGGCTGGAAATACGGTATTCTTGTAATTTTGCTTGATGCTTTGAAAGGAGCTCTTGCCGTTATTATTGTTGCCCGTTTATATCTAGACAGTTTCCCATTTAAAAATATCACACCATTTGATGACTTCACTCTCGTTCAAATAATTTGCGGTGTTACCGCAGTAATTGGTCACATATGGACTATCTTCGCCGGATTCCGCGGAGGCAAAGGAATTGCAACCGGACTTGGTGTTTTGATAATAATTGTTACAGTTGATATGGCACTTGCTCTAGGTATTTTCTTCCTTGTTGTTACTCTCTCCCGTTATATTTCACTCGGCTCAATCGCAGCAGCAGTTGCTGTTCCTTTAATTCTTGTAATCAGAGAAAATTTATTTGGTATCGACATTCAGGGCTACCATACTATACTTCCGTTCACAATCGTCCTTGCATTATTAGTGATTTACACACACCGTAAAAATATAGACCGTTTAATCAAAGGCAGTGAAAGCAAATTATCATTTGTAAAAAAGAAATCGGTTTAAATGAAGATTTCCGTTCTCGGCGCAGGCGGCTGGGGAACAACCTTAGCCATCCTTCTACATTTTAACGGGCATGAAGTAACGCTTTGGGAATACAAACGTAATTACGCCAAAGTTCTTAATCGTTCCCGCGAAAATAAAATCCTCCTTCCCGGAATTAAAATCCCAAAAGAAATTTATATCACACATTCGCTTTCCGAGAGCTGCCAGGACAAGCATATGATTGTTCTTGCTGTACCTACACAATTCATCCGTAGTGTATTAAAAGAAATGAAGCGTTATGATTTCCACGATACAATATTTGTAAGTGTTGCAAAAGGAATTGAGAAAGATACATTATTGACTGTCTCCCAAATAATTAAGGATGAATTAAAAGATATACCAATCACAAACATTGGGGTACTATCGGGACCAAGTCATGCCGAAGAAGTTGCTAAAAATATTCCGACTGCAGTAGTTGCCGCCTCGCGCGATCCGTTTACAGCGAAACAAATTCAATCTGCATTTATCACTTCATATTTCCGTGTTTATTCTACAACAGATATTCTTGGAGTTGAATATGGCGGCGCATTAAAAAATGTTATTGCAATCGGTGCGGGCATAATTGACGGTGCAAAGTTCGGAGATAATACAAAAGCAGCAATAATGACGCGCGGCATTGCAGAAATTTCTCGTCTGGGGATAGCGCTTGGCGCTAAGCCTGAAACTTTTTCCGGTTTATCCGGCATGGGAGATTTAATTGTTACGTGTATGAGCAAGCATAGCCGTAATCGATATGTCGGCGAACAACTTGGCAGAGGAAAAAAACTAAAAGATATTCTAAAAAAAATGCAGATGATTGCCGAAGGTGTTGAAACTTGCCGTTCGGTTCATCAGCTTTCTCTCAAACACAAAATTGAAACTCCTATTGCTAAAGCAGTTTATAAAATATTGTTCGAAGAGAAAGATCCGACCAAAGCCACTTACGAATTAATGACCCGCGATATGAAAGCCGAAGACGAATAAATAGCCTATCAAAATTTAAAATGTAACCCTAAATTCTATTTCATAAGTTTTTCGATATCACCAATTTCAACGGGAAATTTATTACCTAAAACCTCACATCCGTTTGCCGTTATTAAGACCGTATCTTCAATTCTGGCGCTCGCTTTCCAATAATTTTGTTTAACTGTATTATCACCTTCATATAAATAGATATGAGGTTCGAAAGCATAAATCATGTTTTCTTTTAAAATATAATCAGCTGGGCTAGGATCGTGAACATCTAAACCGACGCAATGACCCAAACCGGCAGGAATATAATTTCTATATCTACCGGTATTAATAATATCTTGTTTATTCCCCGTAATTATTCCTTTCTCAAGCATTTTACTTAAAATTATATCTCGGCTGAGAGAGTAAAGATAATTATAACTTACCCCAGGTTTTGCTGCTTGAATGACAGCTTTATATGCTTCAAGTACAATATTGTAAACAGTGTTTTGTTCAGATGAAAATTTCCCGTTAACAGGAAAAGTTCTAGTAACATCCGATGCATAGTAAGAGTATTCAGCACCGAAATCGATCATTACCAAATCGCCCGATTGCATTTGAGTATTGTTCAAATCATAATGTATTGTGTTTACATTTTTACCGGAAGCAATAATTGCCGGAAATGCTAATCTTTTACATCCATTCAGTTTAGAAATTAAATCCATTACCGCTTCAACTTCATACTCGTACTTTCCCGGTTTTATCATTTTGACTGCTTCGAAAAATGCTTGATGCGATACATTCACCGATTTACGAATCGCGTTAATTTCATTTGCGCTTTTAATAACTCTCAATTGATTAACGACCGCATCAATAAAAAAAACTTGTGGAATTACAGCCCCGCATTTGTAAAAAGAATCTGAGACTTCTGCGTTCACAGCAAAATTAGCATAGACCGATTTGTACTTTCCCGTATTCAAATAAAAACGGATCAGTTTTTGAAAGTCTTCATAGGCATATGCTGAATCCGCA is a genomic window containing:
- the plsY gene encoding glycerol-3-phosphate 1-O-acyltransferase PlsY, translated to MLNLIFVVILSYLAGSIPTSIIVSKLVRGIDIREHGSGNAGGSNVFRVLGWKYGILVILLDALKGALAVIIVARLYLDSFPFKNITPFDDFTLVQIICGVTAVIGHIWTIFAGFRGGKGIATGLGVLIIIVTVDMALALGIFFLVVTLSRYISLGSIAAAVAVPLILVIRENLFGIDIQGYHTILPFTIVLALLVIYTHRKNIDRLIKGSESKLSFVKKKSV
- a CDS encoding NAD(P)H-dependent glycerol-3-phosphate dehydrogenase, with product MKISVLGAGGWGTTLAILLHFNGHEVTLWEYKRNYAKVLNRSRENKILLPGIKIPKEIYITHSLSESCQDKHMIVLAVPTQFIRSVLKEMKRYDFHDTIFVSVAKGIEKDTLLTVSQIIKDELKDIPITNIGVLSGPSHAEEVAKNIPTAVVAASRDPFTAKQIQSAFITSYFRVYSTTDILGVEYGGALKNVIAIGAGIIDGAKFGDNTKAAIMTRGIAEISRLGIALGAKPETFSGLSGMGDLIVTCMSKHSRNRYVGEQLGRGKKLKDILKKMQMIAEGVETCRSVHQLSLKHKIETPIAKAVYKILFEEKDPTKATYELMTRDMKAEDE
- the ispD gene encoding 2-C-methyl-D-erythritol 4-phosphate cytidylyltransferase; the encoded protein is MKIFTIIPSGGTGKRAETVLPKQYTRFNGKELIAYTLDVFQNCEMIDEIVISAQKDYFKLLNDIKEQYSFTKLSKIVEGGEERQNSVFNALKSLNASDEDLIIVHDAVRPLLPKNVLINAIETAKKFGSAVVATKAKDTLIKGNHFVLSFVDRKEFYYAQTPQIFSCKILSEAFMKASDDKFLGTDESMLVHRLGYKIKLVEGSSFNFKITNHDDIKLFQLISEHS
- the queA gene encoding tRNA preQ1(34) S-adenosylmethionine ribosyltransferase-isomerase QueA, translated to MKLSEFQYNLPKTSIAKNPVSPRDKAKLMVLNRATGEIEQHKFSDVVDYMQKGDVVVVNQTKVMQARLFGKKERTNAKIEVFVLRELNKEENIWDVIVDPARKVRIGNRIYFNDKLWCEVIDNTTSRGRTVRFNEDAGDIFKAIEKIGHTPLPPYIKRDAVPSDKENYQTIFAEVDGSVAAPTAGLHFTPSLVKKAEKLGVKFVPVILHIGLGTFRPVEVEDLTKHRMDSEYFEIHEETAKVINKALEEKKNIFVVGTSTCRALESSVTADGFAKPNSGWTDKFIFPPYEFRVTKKLITNFHQPESTLMMLAGAFAGFDFIMKAYKKALKDDYRFLSYGDAMLII
- a CDS encoding Xaa-Pro aminopeptidase; protein product: MRIKKIVLGSLLVFACTYCTEQIVNPIESPFQYPEKLSLYESSYDYNTARQRRIELINSIPNDAIVVITTNGLYLRNGDVDYEFRAASNFYYLTGFEEPNSIAVLRKNASAVELIMFVEKERFGTNLNWLGQVSGINGAKEKYGADSAYAYEDFQKLIRFYLNTGKYKSVYANFAVNAEVSDSFYKCGAVIPQVFFIDAVVNQLRVIKSANEINAIRKSVNVSHQAFFEAVKMIKPGKYEYEVEAVMDLISKLNGCKRLAFPAIIASGKNVNTIHYDLNNTQMQSGDLVMIDFGAEYSYYASDVTRTFPVNGKFSSEQNTVYNIVLEAYKAVIQAAKPGVSYNYLYSLSRDIILSKMLEKGIITGNKQDIINTGRYRNYIPAGLGHCVGLDVHDPSPADYILKENMIYAFEPHIYLYEGDNTVKQNYWKASARIEDTVLITANGCEVLGNKFPVEIGDIEKLMK